In a genomic window of Trichoderma atroviride chromosome 4, complete sequence:
- a CDS encoding uncharacterized protein (EggNog:ENOG41), which translates to MAIDHTTVVVPEDKFRECLSFYVKALEPLGYRVVYEFGDNVVGLGSESDALENYKVADFWLFGAKEAAKVHVAFRAENRSLVDAFHAAAILSGGQDNGAPGVRAHYHANYYGAYVHDAAGNNIEVVCHKP; encoded by the exons atggccattgaCCACACCACCGTCGTAGTCCCCGAGGACAAATTCCGGGAGTGCTTGTCATTCTATGTTAAAGCTCTTGAGCCGCTGGGATATCGAGTCGTCTATGAGTTTGGCGACAATGTCGTTGGACTTGGCTCGGAGTCTGACGCTTTGGAAAACTACAAGGTTGCCGActtttggctttttggggcgaaagaggctgccaaggtaCATGTTGCATTCCGCGCCGAAA ATCGTTCTCTGGTAGATGCATTCCACGCGGCGGCGATCCTAAGCGGAGGGCAGGATAATGGGGCGCCGGGCGTGCGAGCGCACTACCATGCCAACTACTACGGCGCCTATGTACATGATGCGGCAGGCAACAATATCGAGGTTGTGTGCCATAAACCATAA
- a CDS encoding uncharacterized protein (TransMembrane:3 (i79-94o106-125i137-155o)) yields MSAPSRLRSGFQSTPYPANRRRTDYDDDEPPAISKFISAAASNRMAKLPTAPESAAPRSSTGNAPVIPLTLLDAPQQRLYAFAVYVLLWAWKLYDWLQVIEDGNGSGWLFMKWILIDFVFIFGLPELRIPWLELSQLVVIGVFASHVVTNYMLMFNIPLPLQPWLLGIAKVLYDREISVSEHHVKVSNILNNNSLIMGKQIINILPEGSAVLNPDHSPFCLSGKSQVALPIYFNATVPVEVEFLRLDLETGKEDIIKVSSREINKVAKLIRENNADPDAAPFQWIYPVKKPGVYRLNKVLDEYKLEVQRPIRDTYVVPCPQARIQTAESSDRCIRDLSNLSLDVVGTPPLKIQYSRSINGKNHAFHFQSLQPEGFTSPLISTSGLGFDNSDDVSWVKPQKVTVKLNESMATAGEWEYSVEEVYDAFGNVVKYADANEELDSPKTKWLSQRFSVKERPKIRMQGCDLRNPLRVAKGRAAKLPISFGLTGRVEDTSHKITWQFSPIDSITNSGDHGDQVSIGRHSAKNSMDKPLVSEPGLYTLKSVSSGSCEGEVDEPSSCLLLNPLEPHLSIRTEEIADKCAGNSVGLRVDLDLVGTPPFTVRYDVISDGHVEKQAHRVDALRSQIELVPRKAGRYKYIFRSIDDDVYTGLPLTGEDKVLEQVVKPAASAYISNREKTISACLESEVDVDVVLAGEPPFSLEWEIIHDGKRKPARATDIKDSHFKIKTSSLTKGGDYILALSSVQDQRGCRTFLQDQMKISVRRQRPRGAFGLIEQKNSIMAVEDTALRLPLRLQGEGPWTVSYRNLDGPSDIITKTINGPNDYLLVRSRGTYELLDIVDKQCPGVIEPTASKFEVDWFPRPEISVVTSNSITSSKSGVFVKQEICEGDIDGFEISLKGSAPYHVEYEVRHKPAQGAISLSQRRFDAALSKAAVAMDTSKAGDYTYKFSELADNLYNSDKHFTPLLVQQHVNAKPTAAFAKPGQTFKYCLEEQEQEDVIPITLTGVPPFYVEVEIKHQVGSTPETYRIPAIQTNNYGMSIPRQHLRLGNQQLLLRTVRDARGCQRKYDVGGPSIQIQLYDAPSIYPLESRKDYCIGERIAYTLSGTPPFDIAYDFNGQWNAKSHTTSFRRIAEKPGEFTITSISDKASECRASVNLPVTIHPLPSVQISRGKMSRVDIHEGNEVDILFEFWGSPPFEFTYTRSSNAKKGQRSVILETRHDISYEHSKVVKASQEGTYEVVAIKDKFCSFSTQQVDHKKPR; encoded by the exons ATGAGCGCGCCTTCTCGCCTGCGGTCTGGGTTCCAGTCAACCCCATATCCCGCCAACAGACGACGCACCGactacgacgacgatgaacCACCAGCGATATCAAAGTTCATCTCGGCGGCCGCGTCGAACAGGATGGCGAAGCTTCCTACAGCCCCCGAAAGCGCAGCGccccgcagcagcaccggcaACGCTCCAGTGATTCCTTTGACGCTTCTCGATGCACCACAACAACGCCTTTACGCCTTTGCTGTTTACGTCTTGCTGTGGGCATGGAAGCTTTACGACTGGCTACAGGTGATAGAGGATGGCAATGGCTCTGGGTGGCTGTTCATGAAATGGATCCTCATCGACTTTGTTTTTATATTCGGGCTTCCAGAGCTGCGGATTCCCTGGCTGGAGCTCTCCCAGCTGGTAGTGATTGGTGTTTTTGCGTCACATGTGGTTACTAACTATATGCTCATGTTCAATATTCCG CTTCCACTACAGCCTTGGCTCCTCGGCATTGCCAAAGTCCTCTACGATCGTGAGATCTCAGTTTCAGAGCACCACGTCAAGGTCTCCAACATTCTCAACAACAACTCCCTGATTATGGGCAAACAGATCATCAACATTCTTCCAGAAGGCTCTGCCGTCCTCAATCCCGACCATTCGCCCTTTTGCTTGTCAGGCAAAAGCCAAGTTGCCCTCCCAATCTACTTCAACGCCACTGTACCCGTTGAAGTCGAATTCTTACGTCTCGATCTTGAGACCGGCAAGGAAGATATAATCAAGGTTTCGAGCAGAGAAATAAACAAGGTGGCCAAGTTGATTCGAGAAAACAACGCGgatccagatgctgctccGTTCCAATGGATATACCCCGTGAAGAAGCCGGGTGTCTATCGATTGAACAAAGTGCTGGATGAATACAAGCTTGAGGTTCAGAGGCCGATTAGGGATACGTATGTGGTGCCTTGTCCACAGGCCAGGATTCAGACCGCCGAGTCCTCGGATCGATGCATTCGCGACTTGTCCAACCTATCGCTCGATGTTGTTGGAACACCGCCACTAAAGATACAATATTCGCGATCGATCAATGGGAAGAACCATGCCTTCCACTTTCAAAGCTTGCAGCCTGAAGGGTTCACCTCACCACTCATCAGCACCTCCGGTCTGGGCTTCGACAATAGCGATGACGTTTCTTGGGTCAAACCTCAGAAGGTAACAGTGAAACTAAATGAGTCCATGGCCACCGCTGGAGAATGGGAATATTCAGTAGAAGAGGTTTACGACGCATTCGGCAATGTCGTCAAATATGCGGATGCAAATGAAGAACTGGACTCACCAAAAACAAAATGGCTCTCTCAACGATTTTCCGTCAAGGAGCGGCCCAAGATTCGCATGCAGGGCTGCGATCTGAGAAACCCCCTTAGAGTAGCCAAGGGTCGCGCCGCCAAGCTGCCCATCAGTTTTGGTCTCACTGGCCGCGTGGAGGATACTTCTCATAAAATCACTTGGCAATTCTCACCCATCGATTCGATCACGAATAGCGGCGATCACGGCGATCAGGTATCAATTGGAAGGCATTCTGCGAAGAATTCAATGGACAAGCCGCTGGTTTCAGAACCTGGTCTCTACACGCTAAAGTCTGTTTCGAGCGGATCTTGCGAGGGCGAAGTAGATgaaccttcttcttgcttgcTGTTGAATCCGCTGGAGCCGCATTTGTCTATCCGGACGGAAGAAATAGCGGACAAATGTGCTGGCAACTCTGTTGGTCTTCGCGTCGATCTCGATCTCGTCGGCACACCCCCATTCACCGTGCGATACGATGTCATCTCCGATGGCCATGTTGAGAAACAAGCCCATCGCGTAGATGCCTTGAGGTCTCAGATTGAGCTCGTTCCTCGCAAAGCTGGGCGCTACAAGTACATCTTTAGGTCTATTGACGATGACGTCTACACCGGGTTGCCTTTGACAGGCGAAGACAAAGTCCTGGAGCAGGTGGTCAAGCCGGCTGCATCCGCATATATCTCGAATCGTGAGAAGACAATTAGCGCATGTCTCGAATCTGAGGTGGATGTGGATGTTGTGCTTGCCGGAGAGCCACCGTTCAGCCTGGAGTGGGAAATCATTCACGATGGCAAACGCAAGCCCGCGCGTGCAACAGATATCAAGGACTCACACTTTAAGATCAAGACATCATCACTTACTAAGGGTGGAGACTATATTCTTGCTCTTAGCAGTGTTCAGGATCAACGCGGATGCCGAACTTTCTTGCAAGACCAGATGAAGATTTCTGTGCGTCGCCAGCGGCCACGGGGTGCCTTTGGATTGATTGAGCAGAAGAACAGCATAATGGCTGTTGAGGACACCGCTCTTCGCCTGCCACTTCGTCTCCAAGGTGAAGGACCGTGGACCGTTTCCTATCGAAACTTGGATGGACCTTCGGACATTATCACTAAGACGATAAACGGACCGAATGACTACCTTTTGGTTCGGTCACGAGGAACTTACGAGCTCCTTGATATCGTTGACAAGCAATGTCCTGGAGTTATTGAGCCTACAGCCTCTAAATTCGAGGTAGACTGGTTCCCCCGGCCAGAGATATCCGTTGTCACATCCAACAGCATCACGTCGTCTAAATCTGGCGTGTTTGTTAAACAAGAAATCTGCGAAGGCGATATCGATGGCTTCGAAATCAGCCTCAAAG GATCGGCTCCATACCACGTTGAATATGAAGTTAGACACAAGCCAGCGCAGGGTGCTATTTCCCTCAGCCAAAGACGCTTTGATGCTGCTTTGTCTAAGGCGGCTGTTGCTATGGACACATCCAAAGCTGGCGActatacttataagttttctgAACTGGCAGATAACCTCTACAACAGCGATAAGCACTTCACTCCTTTGCTCGTTCAGCAGCACGTAAATGCCAAGCCAACGGCCGCTTTTGCTAAGCCAGGTCAAACATTCAAGTACTGCctggaagagcaagagcaagaagatgtgaTCCCTATCACACTTACAGGTGTTCCACCCTTCTACGTCGAAGTGGAAATCAAGCATCAGGTTGGATCTACTCCGGAGACCTATCGAATTCCTGCAATTCAGACCAACAATTATGGCATGTCAATTCCACGCCAGCATCTTCGTCTAGGCAACCAGCAGTTGCTCCTTCGTACTGTCCGAGATGCGCGAGGCTGTCAGAGGAAATATGATGTTGGTGGGCCATCTATACAAATTCAGCTGTACGATGCCCCCTCAATATATCCATTGGAATCACGCAAAGATTACTGCATCGGCGAGCGTATCGCGTACACCTTGTCTGGTACGCCGCCATTTGACATTGCTTACGACTTTAATGGCCAATGGAACGCAAAATCGCATACGACTAGCTTTAGGCGTATTGCCGAGAAGCCTGGCGAGTTTACTATTACCAGCATCTCTGACAAGGCCAGCGAATGTCGCGCTTCTGTGAATCTTCCTGTAACTATCCACCCGCTACCTAGCGTGCAGATTAGCCGTGGTAAGATGTCTCGGGTAGATATCCATGAAGGAAACGAGGTGGATATTCTCTTCGAATTCTGGGGCTCTCCTCCGTTCGAATTCACCTATACACGAAGCAGCAATGCCAAGAAGGGACAGCGAAGCGTCATCCTCGAGACTAGACATGACATCTCGTATGAACACAGCAAGGTTGTCAAGGCTAGCCAGGAGGGTACGTATGAAGTTGTTGCAATCAAGGACAAGTTCTGCTCCTTCTCAACGCAACAGGTGGATCACAAGAAGCCGCGGTAA
- a CDS encoding uncharacterized protein (MEROPS:MER0015601) has product MAKSTLSSEPKNGDSEAPEKPLRRSSRQTAATAVVKRREASTETASSSSLSEPRRNPKRKAAEAARESINLPDNLLDEALRPLTPTDIEEWEGWVELESEPAFFNAILQDLGVRDVKVQELFSIDQSWIDTLPKPVYGLIFLFQYTPEWDDDEGEDETGSLWFANQTTNNACATFALLNIVMNAQHVELGDQLREFKDATKNLSTVLRGHEVSNNKFMRGIHNSFTRRMDHLNADLWLENAVSDTKTKKAKTASKSSKKTSKKKRADDAYGFHFVAYVPVDGYVWELDGLQSKPHRVGPIESDDVCWTNIARPQIEGRILQYEESQISFNLLALCSSPLALHSRSIAQTVASIRQLDEQMKHSAEYAKLIDGEKPVLDLANQSQLSEFSLRKSDIEHAALPESTQSRISQAAKNVDDAYDLRQQFVVDTKVAIGEHRAEMISLAEDQQRVMDRKKDYGQALHRWVQKLAERGILQEAIENS; this is encoded by the exons ATGGCCAAGAGCACATTATCTAG TGAGCCAAAAAATGGGGACAGTGAGGCTCCTGAAAAGCCTCTTCGCCGATCATCCCGACAAACGGCAGCCACAGCAGTTGTCAAAAGGCGAGAAGCATCGACTGAAACCGCATCTTCGAGTAGCTTGAGCGAGCCGCGGCGAAATCCTAAGCgcaaggctgctgaggctgcaaGGGAATCTATAAATCTTCCCGATAATCTGCTGGATGAGGCACTACGGCCTCTCACTCCAACGGATATTGAAGAATGGGAAGGTTGGGTTGAGCTGGAGTCCGAACCT GCATTCTTCAACGCTATTCTGCAAGACTTGGGCGTCAGGGATGTCAAAGTTCAAGAGCTCTTTAGCATTGATCAAAGCTGGATAGACACATTACC AAAGCCAGTATACGGTTTAATATTTCTCTTCCAATACACTCCCGAGTgggacgatgatgaaggggAAGATGAGACGGGTTCACTATGGTTCGCAAATCAG ACTACCAACAATGCCTGTGCTACGTTTGCTCTGCTCAACATTGTTATGAATGCGCAGCACGTCGAGCTGGGCGATCAGCTTCGGGAGTTCAAGGACGCAACTAAAAATCTCAGCACTGTTCTACGAGGCCACGAAGTCAGCAACAACAAATTCATGAGAGGCATTCACAATTCTTTCACCAGGCGCATGGATCATCTCAATGCCGACCTTTGGCTGGAGAATGCAGTATCAGAtaccaaaacaaaaaaggcaaaaacagcatccaaatcatcaaagaaaacaagtaagaagaaaagagcagacGACGCGTATGGATTTCACTTTGTTGCATATGTTCCTGTAGATGGGTATGTTTGGGAGCTCGATGGGCTCCAAAGCAAACCACATCGAGTAG GCCCTATTGAGTCCGATGATGTCTGCTGGACAAATATCGCAAGACCTCAAATTGAAGGTCGAATATTGCAATACGAGGAAAGCCAGATTTCCTTCAATCTCTTAGCACTTTGTAGTAGCCCCTTGGCTCTCCACTCTCGCTCCATTGCTCAAACAGTTGCATCTATACGCCAATTAGATGAGCAAATGAAGCACAGCGCGGAATACGCAAAGCTGATAGATGGCGAGAAACCCGTCTTGGATTTGGCAAACCAGAGTCAGCTCTCTGAGTTCAGTCTTCGAAAATCAGATATTGAGCATGCAGCATTACCAGAGTCGACACAAAGCAGGATATCACAGGCCGCGAAAAATGTCGATGACGCTTACGACCTTCGCCAGCAATTCGTCGTCGATACAAAAGTTGCTATTGGGGAACATAGAGCTGAAATGATATCTTTGGCTGAGGACCAGCAGCGAGTCATGGATCGCAAGAAAGACTACGGACAAGCATTGCATAGATGGGTACAGAAGCTCGCGGAAAGGGGGATTCTGCAAGAGGCCATTGAAAATTCATAA